The following are from one region of the Leptospira selangorensis genome:
- a CDS encoding M23 family metallopeptidase: MRNISKNIFLFVCLIVFFNSLNFAKESNKKKKEEPKKVSVLPKLNQVTLNSKPEKKKEEKKPKAIVSEQKTSKRLKGEIVEKQEELFSFSLAGRKFAQGELLFLKIKPLPKILDKLSNFTISWEGQEIPFNLREGYILTFLPISPEFSKPYGVLELTEKHLFTKNDSKKYEIPIQKTYFATSKVSHLTMDKQYTTDELSEETKAFIKECSEAKAKAFQSKSDLQVETDFEYPVHNPILNSPFYKRRIYNKEKGRPHGGSDFKGGVGDPIYAINDGTVILARSMYYEGNFTVIDHGLEVYSLYMHQSEILVKPGDKVKKGDLIGKIGSTGMSTGPHLHLGLRVLGTMIDPLSVVQTDLIEARKKTSKK; this comes from the coding sequence ATGCGCAATATTTCTAAAAATATCTTCCTGTTTGTTTGCTTAATTGTTTTTTTCAATTCTCTGAATTTTGCAAAAGAGTCCAATAAAAAGAAAAAAGAAGAACCTAAAAAGGTTTCGGTTCTTCCAAAGCTGAACCAGGTAACATTAAATTCTAAACCTGAAAAAAAGAAGGAAGAGAAAAAGCCTAAGGCAATTGTCTCGGAACAAAAAACATCTAAAAGATTAAAAGGTGAGATAGTAGAAAAACAGGAAGAGTTGTTTTCATTCTCTCTTGCAGGAAGAAAATTCGCACAAGGGGAACTTCTATTTTTAAAAATAAAACCTTTGCCTAAAATTTTAGATAAGTTAAGTAATTTTACGATCAGTTGGGAAGGGCAAGAGATCCCATTTAATTTAAGAGAAGGTTATATTCTTACCTTTCTTCCTATCTCTCCTGAATTTTCGAAACCGTATGGTGTTTTGGAATTAACCGAAAAACATCTTTTTACTAAAAATGATTCCAAGAAGTATGAGATCCCTATCCAAAAAACTTACTTCGCAACTTCTAAAGTTTCTCATCTTACAATGGATAAACAGTATACAACTGATGAACTTTCGGAAGAAACAAAAGCATTCATTAAAGAATGTTCCGAAGCGAAAGCAAAGGCATTTCAATCTAAGTCCGATCTTCAGGTTGAAACGGATTTCGAATATCCGGTTCATAATCCGATATTAAACAGCCCTTTTTACAAACGTAGAATTTATAATAAAGAGAAAGGTCGGCCACATGGTGGTTCCGATTTTAAGGGTGGCGTTGGAGATCCAATCTATGCTATCAATGACGGCACTGTGATCTTAGCAAGATCTATGTATTATGAAGGCAACTTCACAGTAATAGATCACGGTTTAGAAGTTTATTCCTTATACATGCACCAATCAGAAATTTTAGTAAAACCTGGAGATAAAGTGAAGAAGGGAGATTTGATCGGAAAGATCGGATCCACCGGTATGTCAACCGGGCCTCATTTACATTTAGGACTTAGAGTTTTAGGAACAATGATAGATCCACTTTCTGTTGTTCAAACGGATCTAATAGAAGCCAGAAAGAAAACCTCCAAAAAATGA
- a CDS encoding glycoside hydrolase family 25 protein, producing the protein MKLVQKIIFLLSTLLVAASGLYFAFDKGIIWFVYPSESKYPIRGIDVSNHQGNIDWKKIPKNRIQFVYIKATEGGDWKDKAFSRNWEQANQLGIRVGAYHFFTLCRSGKEQAANFISYVPKDPESLPPVADLEFVGNCKERPPLQDVKKEIQDFLSALENHYRKKPILYLTYEFIDLYLKDDFIEYPVWIRDIFGHPSSTFKRNWIIWQYHSRARLEGIEGPVDLNILRGDDLFLKEL; encoded by the coding sequence ATGAAACTCGTACAAAAAATTATCTTTCTTCTTTCAACACTCCTAGTAGCCGCAAGTGGTTTGTATTTCGCTTTCGACAAAGGAATTATATGGTTTGTATATCCATCCGAATCAAAATATCCGATCCGAGGCATTGATGTTTCCAATCACCAAGGAAATATAGATTGGAAGAAGATCCCGAAAAATAGAATTCAATTCGTTTATATTAAAGCAACCGAAGGCGGGGATTGGAAAGATAAAGCATTCTCCAGAAATTGGGAACAAGCAAATCAGTTAGGGATTAGAGTCGGAGCCTATCATTTTTTCACCTTATGCCGTTCCGGAAAAGAGCAGGCAGCCAATTTTATTTCTTACGTTCCAAAAGATCCTGAGTCATTACCTCCGGTTGCCGACCTAGAGTTTGTTGGGAACTGCAAAGAAAGACCTCCGCTACAGGATGTAAAAAAAGAGATCCAAGACTTTCTTTCCGCATTAGAAAATCATTATAGAAAGAAACCGATCTTATACCTTACTTATGAATTTATAGATTTATATTTGAAAGACGACTTTATAGAATACCCGGTATGGATCAGGGATATATTCGGACATCCATCCTCTACTTTTAAAAGAAATTGGATTATCTGGCAATATCATAGCAGAGCGAGATTAGAAGGCATAGAAGGTCCGGTAGATCTGAATATTCTGAGAGGAGATGACCTTTTTCTGAAAGAGTTATAG
- a CDS encoding alpha/beta fold hydrolase codes for MSLDLKEKTELFPFPSDFPEVRSKYIDTNGQKFFLLESGPKDGKPLLLLHGFPEFSYAWKNQIGYFAKLGYLVIAPDQRGYARSSKPKSISDYGLDILSEDIISILDSYGISKTDIIAHDWGGAVAYWTLSKFPERFRKACVLNVPHPTIMKRKILSDKAQRKKSMYILFFRIPWLPEFLLSRLNFRKLERSLTKTSMKGAFSPEEISLYKEAWAIPGCVKSMLHWYRAAVKNPPKLIRTRKIKVPTRIFWGEKDRFLAKEMAEETLELFSDASVRFFSKGTHWIHHEIPEILNPELTSFLLEE; via the coding sequence ATGTCCCTTGATCTAAAAGAAAAAACAGAACTATTTCCATTTCCTTCCGACTTTCCGGAAGTACGTTCCAAATACATAGATACAAACGGACAAAAATTTTTCTTATTAGAGTCAGGTCCTAAAGACGGGAAACCATTATTATTATTACATGGATTCCCTGAATTTTCTTATGCTTGGAAAAATCAAATCGGTTATTTCGCGAAACTTGGATATTTAGTAATCGCTCCCGATCAAAGAGGATACGCAAGAAGTTCCAAACCGAAATCCATTTCAGATTATGGATTGGACATTTTATCCGAAGACATCATTTCAATTTTAGATTCGTATGGAATTTCTAAAACGGATATTATCGCTCATGATTGGGGAGGAGCAGTAGCTTATTGGACTCTTTCCAAATTTCCGGAAAGATTTAGAAAAGCATGTGTCTTGAATGTTCCTCATCCAACGATCATGAAAAGAAAAATCCTTTCCGATAAGGCTCAGAGAAAGAAGAGTATGTACATACTTTTTTTTAGAATTCCTTGGCTACCTGAGTTCTTACTTTCCAGATTAAATTTTAGAAAATTAGAAAGATCCTTAACTAAAACATCTATGAAAGGAGCATTCTCTCCGGAAGAAATCTCTCTTTATAAAGAAGCCTGGGCAATTCCGGGATGTGTAAAGTCAATGCTCCACTGGTATCGTGCAGCAGTAAAAAATCCTCCTAAATTGATACGGACCAGAAAGATCAAAGTCCCAACTCGGATTTTCTGGGGAGAAAAAGACAGGTTTTTAGCGAAAGAAATGGCGGAGGAAACTCTGGAACTATTCTCAGACGCTTCAGTTCGTTTCTTTTCTAAGGGAACTCATTGGATCCATCATGAGATCCCGGAAATATTGAATCCGGAACTGACATCCTTTTTATTAGAAGAATAG
- a CDS encoding citrate synthase/methylcitrate synthase yields the protein MLLSEQEKEKIYSPGLEGIPAARTKLSQVDGKAGRLIIAGYPVEEFAGKAVFEETIFTLWNDRRPKPTETSLFSEELRSSRRFSKVIRTIIEEAVYANLPLIDILRIGSAALSLGSEKEDPRKDAMAVLSTFPLIVAWAYRLLKGQAPVLPRQDLDIAANFLYMLNGTDPDQRSVRALNTYLNTVCDHGLNASTFAARVIISTQSDMISAVTGGLGALKGPLHGGAPGPALDTVFEIGTKDNAETVLREKLKHNERLMGFGHRIYKVRDPRADVLAKAAKILYDTDEKREFYDLAMFVEKTALELLKEYKPDRVLQTNVEFYTALLLHGLGFPTEIFTPVFAMGRAAGWTAHCFEQMQERILRPDAIYTGEDGKLWN from the coding sequence ATGCTACTCTCTGAACAGGAAAAAGAGAAAATATACAGCCCGGGTTTAGAAGGAATACCTGCAGCTAGAACCAAACTTTCCCAAGTGGATGGAAAGGCTGGAAGGTTGATCATCGCGGGTTATCCCGTGGAAGAATTCGCCGGAAAAGCAGTCTTTGAAGAAACCATCTTCACACTTTGGAATGATAGAAGGCCAAAACCTACGGAAACAAGTTTGTTTTCAGAAGAACTTAGATCTTCCAGAAGATTTTCTAAAGTGATACGAACCATCATCGAAGAAGCAGTATATGCGAATCTTCCTTTGATCGATATACTTAGGATCGGATCTGCTGCTCTTTCTTTAGGTTCTGAAAAAGAAGATCCTAGAAAGGATGCGATGGCGGTCCTTTCTACATTTCCTTTGATAGTTGCTTGGGCGTATCGTTTGTTAAAAGGCCAGGCTCCTGTACTTCCTAGACAAGACTTGGATATTGCAGCCAACTTTCTATACATGTTGAATGGTACCGATCCTGATCAAAGAAGTGTTCGTGCATTGAATACATATCTGAATACGGTTTGCGATCATGGATTGAATGCTTCTACCTTTGCAGCAAGAGTGATTATCTCTACTCAGTCCGATATGATCTCTGCCGTTACCGGGGGACTTGGTGCATTAAAGGGGCCTCTACACGGAGGAGCGCCGGGGCCTGCATTAGATACGGTATTCGAGATAGGGACCAAGGACAATGCGGAGACGGTCCTAAGAGAAAAATTAAAACATAACGAAAGGTTAATGGGCTTTGGGCATAGGATCTATAAAGTCAGAGACCCTCGCGCGGATGTTCTTGCTAAAGCGGCAAAAATTCTATACGACACTGATGAAAAAAGAGAGTTCTATGATCTGGCAATGTTCGTGGAAAAAACTGCCTTAGAATTACTGAAAGAATATAAACCGGATAGAGTTCTACAAACCAATGTGGAGTTTTATACTGCGCTACTTCTTCATGGATTAGGATTTCCGACTGAGATCTTTACTCCGGTATTCGCAATGGGAAGAGCGGCCGGCTGGACTGCTCATTGTTTTGAACAAATGCAGGAAAGGATCTTGAGACCGGATGCGATCTATACTGGAGAGGACGGAAAACTTTGGAATTGA